A genome region from Candidatus Eisenbacteria bacterium includes the following:
- a CDS encoding SDR family oxidoreductase, with product MKRILVTGGSGFIGSHLCERLLCEGHEVLCVDNFYTGRRANIAHLLQNPDFEVLRHDICFPLYVEVDEIYNLACPASPIHYQFDPVQTVKTAVHGAINMLGLAKRLKIKILQASTSEVYGNPTVHPQPESYWGNVNPVGLRSCYDEGKRCAETLFFDYHRQHKLKIKVARIFNTYGPRMHPNDGRVVSNFIMQALEGRDITVYGNGSQTRSFCYVDDMIEGLLKLMESPDEFTGPVNLGDPTEFSILELAKKVITLTGSKSKIILKPLPQDDPMQRKPDVSLARKMLNWECTTPLDAGLKKTVDYFTAIVAEEQGK from the coding sequence ATGAAGAGAATACTTGTTACGGGCGGGTCAGGTTTTATTGGATCACATCTCTGCGAGAGACTTCTTTGCGAGGGTCACGAAGTCCTGTGTGTTGACAACTTCTATACAGGGCGCCGTGCCAATATCGCTCATCTTCTGCAGAATCCTGATTTTGAGGTGTTGAGACATGATATCTGCTTTCCTCTCTACGTTGAGGTGGATGAAATATACAATCTGGCTTGTCCTGCATCGCCGATTCACTACCAGTTTGACCCCGTCCAAACAGTCAAGACCGCCGTGCACGGGGCCATCAACATGCTGGGACTTGCCAAGAGGTTGAAGATAAAGATACTGCAGGCATCGACGAGCGAGGTCTATGGAAACCCAACGGTGCATCCACAGCCTGAGTCCTACTGGGGAAATGTGAATCCGGTTGGTTTACGGTCTTGTTATGACGAGGGCAAGCGCTGCGCCGAGACGCTTTTCTTTGACTATCACCGCCAGCACAAACTGAAAATAAAGGTCGCGAGGATTTTCAATACGTATGGCCCCAGGATGCACCCGAACGATGGAAGGGTGGTAAGCAACTTCATTATGCAGGCGTTGGAGGGCCGGGACATCACGGTTTATGGGAACGGGAGCCAGACCAGAAGCTTCTGCTACGTTGATGACATGATCGAAGGGCTGCTGAAGCTTATGGAAAGTCCGGATGAGTTTACCGGGCCGGTGAACCTGGGAGATCCTACCGAGTTCAGCATCCTGGAGCTTGCAAAGAAGGTGATTACACTCACTGGTTCGAAATCAAAAATAATCCTAAAACCCTTGCCTCAGGACGACCCGATGCAGCGGAAGCCCGACGTATCACTTGCGAGGAAAATGCTGAATTGGGAATGCACGACTCCCCTGGATGCGGGCCTCAAGAAAACAGTGGACTATTTCACCGCAATAGTGGCAGAAGAGCAGGGGAAATAA
- a CDS encoding polysaccharide biosynthesis C-terminal domain-containing protein translates to MERELSAKIIRNTMFNALGRFWSIGIALALTPYVVGHLGVERYGIWALIGLVTGYFGLLDLGIGSSFVKYIAEHYARKDYGEINKVVNTGFVFYSVLALLIVGVAFLTVNPLVRLFKIPHELHSEAVFVFLLGISVFCVSSALSAFEAVQSALQRMDITNKVAIACSIPMVIGTILFLEGGYGLRGLMINNAIVLVLSGITNTIIAFRILPQLRFNPLLLERKTLGTLFKFGYKAWVCGKLESLFLFQVGKLLLSRFLGVASVTYYQLGSTIMSKARELPFILVSATVPAASELDAIQDKKRLYDLYSRGTKYIALAGIPLMSLVFVTAPMTMFAWMGSGYGQSVLVMQMLTPCYLINNLTGMGITIAFGIGRPELQMRAAILEMILNVSLSIILVIKIGFIGVLVATLVSLSLSSTWFVYMFHRHLGYPILGFFRKTVSKPLVTCLVLAAATGAINHYAGNLFLGDRWKTLYAFVFESLVFSICYVFVILRTGFLDEYDRGLLAKHIYFARFLVKTNR, encoded by the coding sequence ATGGAACGAGAATTATCTGCGAAAATTATCCGGAACACGATGTTCAACGCGTTGGGACGCTTCTGGTCGATTGGCATCGCGCTGGCGTTGACTCCGTATGTCGTGGGTCATCTCGGGGTTGAACGATACGGAATCTGGGCTCTAATCGGTCTGGTCACCGGCTATTTTGGCCTGCTTGACCTGGGAATCGGCAGTTCTTTCGTAAAATACATCGCCGAACACTATGCCAGGAAAGACTACGGAGAGATAAACAAGGTCGTCAACACCGGGTTCGTTTTCTATTCGGTGCTCGCCCTGCTCATAGTTGGCGTGGCATTCCTCACCGTCAATCCACTGGTCAGGCTTTTCAAAATTCCGCACGAACTCCATTCAGAGGCGGTTTTTGTTTTCCTTCTGGGGATTAGCGTCTTCTGTGTCTCGAGCGCTTTGAGCGCGTTTGAGGCGGTCCAGAGCGCGCTCCAACGGATGGACATTACAAACAAAGTGGCGATTGCATGTTCCATCCCGATGGTTATCGGCACAATCCTGTTTCTTGAAGGCGGCTACGGCCTGCGGGGTCTCATGATCAATAATGCCATAGTGCTTGTCTTGAGCGGCATCACAAACACCATTATAGCCTTCAGGATACTGCCGCAACTGAGATTCAACCCTCTCCTGCTTGAAAGGAAGACGCTGGGGACTTTGTTCAAGTTCGGGTACAAAGCGTGGGTGTGCGGCAAACTCGAAAGCCTCTTTTTGTTCCAGGTGGGAAAGTTATTGCTGTCACGCTTTCTTGGCGTCGCATCGGTGACATATTATCAACTCGGAAGCACGATAATGAGCAAGGCAAGGGAACTGCCCTTTATACTCGTTTCGGCAACAGTGCCGGCAGCCTCGGAACTGGACGCGATACAGGACAAGAAAAGGCTTTATGACTTATATTCGAGAGGAACAAAGTACATCGCGTTAGCCGGCATTCCTCTTATGTCTCTTGTGTTCGTAACCGCTCCCATGACGATGTTTGCATGGATGGGAAGCGGATACGGACAATCGGTTCTGGTGATGCAGATGCTGACGCCGTGCTACCTCATAAACAATCTAACTGGGATGGGAATTACAATAGCTTTTGGCATAGGTAGGCCGGAGCTCCAAATGAGGGCCGCAATACTCGAGATGATTCTGAACGTCTCACTCAGTATCATTCTCGTCATCAAGATCGGGTTCATTGGAGTCCTGGTTGCAACGCTCGTGTCCCTTTCATTGAGCTCAACTTGGTTCGTTTACATGTTCCACAGGCATCTCGGCTACCCGATATTGGGGTTTTTTCGAAAAACCGTCTCGAAGCCGCTTGTCACCTGCCTTGTCCTGGCGGCGGCAACGGGAGCAATCAATCACTACGCCGGCAATCTATTCCTTGGGGACCGATGGAAGACTCTGTATGCGTTTGTGTTCGAAAGTCTGGTATTCTCAATCTGTTATGTTTTTGTTATTCTGAGAACCGGTTTTCTTGACGAGTACGACAGGGGACTTCTTGCGAAGCACATCTACTTTGCGCGATTTCTCGTGAAAACAAACAGGTGA
- a CDS encoding glycosyltransferase family 4 protein translates to MKILMQSRFDLLADKGGDTVHVLKTKEELEKLGVSVDVSTEFAPDLKQYDLVHLFNLKLVESTYLQFLNARRQEKPVCFSPIYWRLTEEESGQFHKQQLFAYGRLKVIHLQRAKERLKKIEGLWPLFSWYTRKLKTKRFQPAEFYRLRREPGEKRMQLEVLCGSAILLPNSESEMSMVREYFGVEKDYIVVPNGVDPCFENGNADAFCNKYHLRDFILCVARIEERKNQLSIIRALGDMSIPLVFIGAKREPYFSRCAREAGGNVHFLGHMEGVDLADAYAAARAHVTASWYETPGLSNLEAALAGRSIVVSTKGSTRDYFGDHAEYCDPYDVNSIREAVVRALERRPSKELRELVRSKYSWEKAAQSTLTAYQKALRI, encoded by the coding sequence ATGAAGATATTGATGCAGTCGCGTTTCGATCTTCTTGCAGACAAAGGCGGGGACACCGTTCATGTCCTGAAAACAAAGGAAGAGTTAGAGAAGCTTGGAGTATCCGTTGACGTCTCAACAGAATTTGCGCCCGACCTGAAACAGTATGACCTTGTTCATCTGTTTAACCTGAAGCTTGTCGAATCCACCTATCTTCAGTTTCTGAATGCAAGAAGACAAGAGAAACCTGTGTGTTTTTCGCCGATATATTGGCGTCTGACCGAGGAGGAGAGCGGACAGTTCCACAAGCAGCAGTTATTCGCTTACGGGAGATTGAAGGTTATCCATTTGCAGAGAGCAAAGGAGAGGCTCAAGAAAATTGAAGGACTCTGGCCGCTTTTCAGCTGGTACACAAGGAAGCTCAAGACAAAACGGTTTCAGCCTGCGGAATTCTACAGACTGCGGAGGGAACCCGGTGAGAAGAGGATGCAGCTGGAGGTTCTTTGCGGATCGGCCATCCTGCTCCCAAACTCCGAGTCCGAGATGAGCATGGTCAGGGAGTATTTCGGCGTGGAGAAGGACTACATTGTGGTGCCGAACGGGGTCGACCCCTGTTTTGAGAACGGAAATGCGGACGCTTTCTGCAACAAGTACCATCTGAGAGATTTTATACTGTGTGTTGCCAGGATTGAGGAGCGGAAGAACCAGCTGTCAATAATCAGGGCTCTCGGGGACATGAGCATTCCGCTGGTGTTCATCGGAGCGAAGAGAGAGCCTTATTTTTCGCGGTGTGCCAGAGAAGCCGGAGGCAACGTTCATTTTCTGGGGCACATGGAAGGGGTTGACCTTGCCGATGCCTATGCTGCTGCAAGGGCGCACGTAACCGCAAGCTGGTACGAAACTCCCGGTTTGTCGAATCTCGAGGCCGCGCTTGCGGGACGCAGCATCGTGGTTTCAACAAAAGGGTCAACAAGAGACTATTTCGGAGACCATGCCGAGTACTGCGACCCGTATGATGTCAACTCGATCCGGGAAGCGGTTGTGCGCGCGCTTGAGCGGCGTCCATCGAAAGAGCTGAGAGAGCTCGTAAGGTCGAAATACTCATGGGAGAAGGCGGCGCAATCCACGCTCACGGCATATCAAAAAGCGTTGAGGATATGA
- a CDS encoding FkbM family methyltransferase → MLGLLGSEEEIRLTKYLINNTDASEIFFDVGANCGYYSLLVRKLITDGEVHSFEPAPAVFEMLERNCLAKGIVLNQLALFSSKGELDFFEALRWSGWSTFDISTMSKVANPTSFRKSKVRTCTLDNYCQTHCKPTFLKIDVEGAEQHVIEGGLETLRTCNPVIAMEVWRSPLNNTSHLKAMEILYELGYKSYSIDLDGCLEIRHKIDPEHDISEGLRTDNFIFKK, encoded by the coding sequence TTGTTGGGTTTATTGGGTTCCGAGGAGGAAATTCGGCTTACGAAATATTTGATCAATAATACGGATGCCTCTGAGATATTTTTCGACGTAGGCGCAAACTGTGGGTACTACAGTCTGCTGGTGAGAAAATTGATCACTGATGGAGAAGTGCATTCTTTCGAGCCGGCGCCAGCCGTGTTCGAGATGTTAGAAAGAAACTGTCTTGCGAAAGGTATCGTTTTGAACCAATTGGCTCTATTTAGTTCGAAAGGAGAACTTGATTTTTTCGAAGCACTTAGATGGAGTGGGTGGAGTACCTTCGATATATCTACCATGAGCAAGGTGGCCAATCCAACTTCTTTCAGGAAAAGTAAGGTTCGTACGTGTACTTTGGACAACTATTGCCAGACACACTGCAAGCCGACTTTCCTTAAGATTGACGTCGAGGGAGCGGAGCAACATGTAATTGAGGGAGGGCTGGAAACCCTCAGGACATGTAATCCGGTTATTGCAATGGAAGTGTGGCGTAGCCCCTTGAATAACACCTCGCACCTGAAGGCTATGGAGATTCTGTATGAGCTGGGATACAAGTCGTATTCAATTGACCTTGATGGGTGCTTGGAAATTAGACACAAGATTGACCCCGAACACGACATTTCGGAAGGATTGAGAACGGATAATTTCATTTTCAAAAAATGA
- a CDS encoding sigma 54-interacting transcriptional regulator, whose translation MAHSEQEQITKIEKEIRRLRKNKDFLEKLESLAALYLTTDSYLPALDLLTAILAKESSLSLTREDILALRLKKAECHLRRGELAKASAEEQLVHSLLALDDCNAMKGRAALLSSRIQWESGSYETAFSEAGKALSLLKDGGTLPELAQCHMNLGRSLFRLGDYSQAREHYESALAFYRLAGDEVGVGMAHNNCGLILKNICDWTGARRHLELAVEIARKLGSYGDEAVRNLNLGLLEFRMGVWDKAESHVRVSLDSFIKIGDRVGETNARLALGNFLRARRMWDESREILTQAYEVAEKYGLRRQLALADEFMGELLYDTGEIEDALHHYAAALEIAESIAPSGDMVPEIERRRGEALISMGDYSGSRTAFGNALRLAAESGDRIEEICSRRGLAELLMNEGMTAESTRELLAAIKTLEEIGEKFELAKTYFLLARLSPRPSSEEETRKRKGYFLRASLLFDELGLSHQAGTSNREIEQIESAGPVLHKGKMGAGAGSVPKTPSSGWGIVTRDKRTLDALSCVEAIRDSSLGVLIQGETGTGKNLFAYIFAEHEKVKGRPFVEVNCATLPAELMESELFGYAKGAFSGASAEKKGIIEEANGGTIFFNEVAELSDRMQAKLLQVLDDGTYRRLGETGLKKVSVRVISATNKDILGEVESGRFRRDLYHRLSQLSLELPPLRERKGDVPYLVQHFLAGFEKRYGKKIRISDEAVGLLDAYSWPGNVRELRNELEVAYLTAEDSSVLGPDSFSHRIVAGNPVAEFQPGQIQAGLEKVKRTYVEATLKRYRWNKARAAKALGVSPWGLRKMMARYGLHSTREN comes from the coding sequence ATGGCACACTCAGAGCAAGAACAGATAACCAAGATCGAAAAAGAGATCAGGCGGCTGAGGAAGAACAAGGATTTCCTCGAAAAACTTGAATCTCTCGCCGCACTTTACCTCACAACGGATTCCTACCTTCCCGCTCTGGACCTCCTCACGGCAATTCTGGCAAAGGAGTCATCCCTCTCGCTAACCAGAGAAGACATCCTGGCATTGAGGCTCAAGAAGGCCGAGTGCCACTTGAGGAGGGGCGAGCTTGCCAAGGCGAGTGCAGAGGAACAACTTGTCCATTCTCTTCTGGCCCTGGATGACTGCAATGCGATGAAAGGCAGGGCAGCTCTACTCTCATCTAGAATACAGTGGGAGTCGGGAAGCTACGAGACTGCATTCAGCGAAGCCGGGAAGGCGCTTTCTCTGTTGAAAGACGGCGGGACCCTTCCTGAACTGGCCCAATGCCACATGAACCTCGGCAGGAGTCTATTCAGACTTGGGGACTACTCCCAGGCAAGGGAACACTACGAAAGCGCGCTTGCCTTCTACAGGCTGGCCGGGGATGAGGTGGGAGTCGGGATGGCGCACAACAATTGCGGTCTTATCCTGAAGAACATCTGTGACTGGACGGGAGCAAGACGCCACCTTGAGCTTGCCGTTGAGATTGCCAGGAAGCTCGGCAGCTATGGCGACGAAGCCGTTAGAAACCTGAACCTCGGTCTTCTCGAATTCCGGATGGGTGTCTGGGACAAGGCGGAGTCCCACGTAAGAGTATCGCTTGACTCTTTCATCAAGATTGGGGACAGAGTCGGCGAGACGAATGCAAGACTTGCTCTCGGGAATTTTCTCAGAGCAAGGAGAATGTGGGACGAGTCAAGGGAAATCCTGACGCAGGCCTATGAGGTCGCGGAAAAATATGGGTTGAGAAGGCAGCTTGCGCTTGCGGATGAATTCATGGGAGAGCTTCTGTACGACACCGGAGAAATCGAAGACGCTTTGCATCACTACGCAGCAGCGCTTGAGATTGCGGAATCCATCGCACCTTCAGGCGACATGGTGCCGGAGATTGAAAGAAGAAGAGGCGAAGCTCTGATCTCCATGGGTGATTACTCCGGTTCGAGGACCGCCTTTGGCAATGCACTTAGACTTGCGGCGGAAAGCGGAGACCGGATTGAGGAAATATGCTCCAGAAGAGGTCTGGCAGAGCTTCTCATGAATGAGGGGATGACTGCTGAAAGCACGAGAGAGCTTCTCGCTGCAATCAAGACCTTGGAGGAGATTGGCGAGAAATTCGAACTTGCGAAGACTTACTTCTTGCTTGCGAGATTGAGCCCCCGTCCTTCTTCAGAAGAGGAGACTAGAAAAAGGAAGGGATATTTCCTCAGGGCAAGTCTTCTTTTTGATGAGCTGGGGCTGAGCCACCAGGCAGGGACTTCGAATAGAGAAATCGAACAGATTGAGTCTGCGGGCCCTGTTCTCCACAAGGGGAAAATGGGCGCCGGGGCCGGGAGCGTTCCCAAGACTCCCTCATCTGGCTGGGGGATTGTTACCAGGGACAAGAGAACTCTCGACGCCCTGAGCTGCGTCGAAGCCATAAGAGATAGTTCTCTGGGCGTCCTTATTCAGGGAGAGACCGGCACCGGTAAGAATCTCTTTGCCTACATCTTTGCAGAGCATGAGAAGGTGAAGGGCAGGCCATTCGTTGAAGTCAATTGCGCAACGCTTCCTGCTGAACTCATGGAGAGCGAGCTTTTCGGCTATGCGAAGGGGGCATTTAGCGGGGCTTCCGCGGAGAAGAAGGGAATAATCGAGGAGGCGAACGGGGGCACGATTTTCTTTAACGAAGTGGCGGAGCTTTCCGACAGGATGCAGGCAAAACTCCTCCAGGTTCTTGATGACGGGACCTACAGACGGCTTGGAGAAACGGGGCTAAAGAAGGTCTCCGTGCGAGTGATCTCGGCTACGAACAAAGATATTTTGGGCGAGGTTGAATCGGGCCGCTTCAGGCGCGACCTGTATCACAGACTCAGCCAGCTCTCTCTGGAACTCCCGCCTTTGAGAGAGCGAAAGGGTGATGTTCCATATCTTGTTCAGCATTTTCTCGCCGGTTTTGAAAAACGTTATGGAAAGAAGATCAGGATCTCGGATGAGGCGGTAGGCCTGCTTGACGCTTACTCATGGCCCGGCAATGTGAGGGAGCTCAGAAATGAGCTCGAAGTCGCGTACCTCACCGCCGAGGATAGCTCTGTTCTCGGACCCGACAGTTTTTCCCACAGGATCGTCGCAGGGAATCCGGTGGCTGAGTTTCAGCCGGGACAGATCCAAGCCGGGCTTGAGAAGGTGAAGCGGACCTATGTTGAGGCGACTCTCAAGAGATATCGTTGGAATAAAGCAAGGGCGGCAAAGGCCCTTGGCGTGAGTCCGTGGGGATTGAGGAAGATGATGGCGAGGTACGGACTGCACAGTACGAGAGAGAATTAG
- the uvrA gene encoding excinuclease ABC subunit UvrA has protein sequence MEEDKYIVVTGAREHNLKGITVRVPVGQLTVITGVSGSGKSSLALDTLYAEGQRRYVECVSPYAKQFLERMPRPNVLSVEGIRPAVSVEQKNSTRSARSTVGTATETYDFMRLLFARIGKIHCYQCGDPVEKNTVQSTARQILSFEHEKVLILFARAITRKENLSETVKELAASGYARAFGKGEVLDIDSSQGSFEDESELLVVQDRITVSQGSLKRITDSLESAFREGGGKVVIATGSGKSLTFHNRLICKRCGIELKEPEPLLFSFNSPFGACPSCRGFGDILQFDIDLIIPDKTKSIMAGAIAPWRTTWWAWYGRKLSELSEKGKLRLKVPFKDLSEKEKELILHGDGKFDGVIPFLEELRKERHKASSRFHAKRYLTPVRCGDCGGSRLRKEALFVKVGGFSIDQVADMPVKDSVSFFGSLKLSPYEGEVARRVLDEIKSRLKFLKDVGVGYLALSRAARTLSGGEAQRIALANALGSSLTDTLYVLDEPTIGLHPRDGKKLVDVLDNLKKLGNPVVVIEHDRDLISSADWLIDLGPGAGQDGGNLIYEGRPDGLMSSPGSLTGQYLAGSTFLPAKKVKRRKPSGLITIEEATLHNMKGIDVDIPLGALVSVTGVSGSGKSTLVEDILYRSVSEFPSVPPGKIIGASAIRGLETLEKILLIDQSPIGRSPRSNPVSYVKGFSPIRKLFSETVEARKRGYSEGKFSFNTEGGRCPECKGEGFLKVEMYFMADIYLPCEECGSTRYKPEVLAIAYKGKNINQVLNMTVDEALNFFSVPAILEKLWLLKRVGLGYLKLGQPATTLSGGEAQRVKIARELGEGKGVKCLFILDEPTVGLHMADVAVLLKVLNDLVDKGNTVLVVEHNIDVIWASDYVIDLGPDGGEEGGRIVAQGTPEEIMSKAESHTGKALRSWVSY, from the coding sequence ATGGAAGAAGACAAATACATAGTTGTCACAGGTGCAAGGGAACACAACCTGAAAGGCATAACAGTGAGGGTTCCCGTGGGACAGCTCACCGTCATCACCGGGGTAAGCGGCTCGGGGAAATCATCCCTCGCGCTGGATACGCTCTACGCGGAGGGACAGAGAAGGTATGTGGAATGTGTCTCGCCTTATGCGAAACAGTTCCTTGAGAGAATGCCGAGACCCAATGTTCTTTCCGTAGAGGGAATCCGCCCCGCCGTTTCCGTTGAGCAGAAGAACTCGACACGAAGCGCGCGGTCAACCGTGGGCACGGCAACCGAAACCTATGATTTCATGAGGCTTTTGTTCGCCAGAATAGGCAAGATTCACTGCTACCAGTGTGGAGATCCTGTAGAGAAAAATACCGTCCAGTCAACTGCCCGGCAGATACTCTCTTTTGAGCACGAAAAAGTCCTGATCCTCTTCGCGCGGGCAATCACTCGAAAAGAAAATCTCAGCGAAACGGTCAAAGAGCTTGCTGCCTCGGGCTACGCCAGAGCATTCGGAAAGGGAGAGGTCCTGGATATCGATTCATCGCAGGGTTCTTTCGAGGATGAAAGCGAGTTGCTCGTGGTTCAGGACAGGATCACAGTCTCGCAGGGTTCACTGAAGAGGATCACTGATTCACTTGAGTCGGCCTTCAGGGAGGGAGGCGGAAAAGTTGTGATCGCGACCGGCTCAGGAAAAAGCCTCACCTTCCATAATCGACTCATCTGCAAGAGATGTGGAATCGAGCTTAAGGAACCTGAGCCTCTTCTCTTCTCCTTCAACAGTCCTTTTGGGGCTTGCCCGTCGTGCAGGGGATTCGGGGACATTCTGCAGTTTGATATTGACCTGATAATCCCGGACAAGACCAAGTCGATAATGGCAGGAGCAATCGCGCCGTGGCGCACTACATGGTGGGCATGGTACGGCAGAAAGCTTTCGGAGCTTTCCGAGAAAGGGAAACTCAGACTGAAGGTGCCTTTCAAGGATCTGAGTGAAAAAGAAAAAGAGCTGATCCTCCACGGTGACGGGAAATTCGACGGCGTGATTCCCTTCCTTGAGGAGCTCAGGAAGGAAAGGCACAAGGCAAGCTCGAGATTCCACGCAAAGAGGTACCTGACACCGGTCAGGTGCGGAGACTGCGGCGGGTCAAGATTGAGGAAAGAGGCGCTGTTTGTGAAGGTGGGCGGTTTCTCGATCGATCAAGTCGCGGATATGCCGGTCAAGGATTCTGTCTCTTTTTTCGGATCCCTCAAGCTCTCGCCGTACGAAGGCGAGGTGGCGCGGAGAGTTTTGGACGAGATCAAGTCACGGCTCAAGTTTCTCAAAGATGTGGGTGTCGGCTACCTGGCTCTGTCCAGAGCGGCGCGCACTCTCTCGGGGGGTGAAGCCCAGAGGATCGCTCTTGCAAATGCGCTTGGCTCGTCTCTTACCGACACCCTGTATGTGCTGGATGAGCCGACGATCGGCTTGCACCCCAGGGACGGCAAGAAACTCGTCGATGTGCTCGATAACCTCAAGAAGCTTGGCAATCCGGTTGTTGTTATCGAGCACGACAGGGACCTGATTTCAAGCGCAGACTGGCTTATAGACCTTGGTCCCGGGGCAGGGCAGGACGGCGGAAATCTGATTTACGAAGGGAGACCGGACGGGCTGATGAGCTCTCCGGGCTCTCTAACGGGACAGTACCTTGCAGGGAGTACGTTCCTTCCTGCAAAGAAGGTGAAAAGGCGGAAGCCCTCCGGCCTTATCACTATCGAAGAGGCAACTCTCCACAACATGAAGGGAATCGACGTCGACATTCCGCTGGGCGCCCTTGTCTCCGTCACGGGTGTGTCCGGCTCGGGAAAGAGCACTCTCGTGGAGGATATCCTTTACCGGTCAGTCTCAGAATTCCCTTCCGTGCCTCCGGGGAAGATAATCGGCGCAAGTGCGATCAGGGGGCTTGAGACGCTGGAGAAGATTCTGCTCATTGACCAGTCTCCAATAGGAAGGAGTCCGCGGTCCAACCCGGTTTCCTACGTGAAGGGGTTCAGTCCCATAAGAAAGCTATTCTCCGAGACCGTCGAAGCAAGAAAGAGAGGATACTCGGAGGGAAAGTTCTCATTCAATACTGAGGGAGGAAGATGTCCGGAGTGCAAGGGCGAAGGATTCCTGAAGGTCGAAATGTACTTCATGGCGGACATTTACCTCCCATGCGAGGAATGCGGGAGCACGCGCTACAAGCCCGAGGTTCTCGCAATCGCATACAAAGGGAAAAACATCAATCAGGTGCTCAACATGACGGTGGATGAGGCATTGAACTTCTTCTCGGTCCCCGCAATCCTGGAGAAGCTCTGGCTCCTGAAGCGCGTAGGCCTTGGCTACCTGAAGCTCGGTCAACCCGCGACGACTCTTTCCGGAGGTGAGGCGCAAAGGGTAAAGATTGCGAGGGAACTGGGTGAAGGGAAGGGCGTCAAATGCCTGTTCATACTTGACGAACCGACAGTCGGGCTCCACATGGCAGACGTCGCTGTTCTGCTGAAAGTGCTCAACGATCTCGTTGATAAGGGAAACACGGTCCTGGTTGTTGAGCACAACATCGATGTCATTTGGGCCAGCGACTACGTGATAGATCTTGGCCCGGATGGGGGAGAGGAAGGCGGAAGGATTGTGGCCCAGGGGACTCCTGAAGAGATCATGTCGAAAGCCGAGTCGCACACGGGGAAAGCTCTCAGGAGCTGGGTTTCGTATTGA
- a CDS encoding glycosyltransferase family 2 protein, with translation MEKPKVGIVILNWNGFNDSRRCVESFRGLRYPNHELVIADNGSTDGSCEALRQEFPGLTLVETGRNLGYTGGNNVGIKRALADGSGYVLIVNNDTESINPDFVGELVREMESQPGLGVIGPKVLNPGNVVQHTILLAPTLSNSIRESVLYKTGRKEPEDYDRAQAVNAVSGVCWMIRREVFEKVGLLDEDYLSYVEEQDYCYRAQKAGWKIMYYPVESVVHYKEADDKNKERGYRQYVYARRNLVLFLRKHSGLRKAFFLAVLFLSSNSLKVVYSSLKRGRNDFYSRRLLLDLVSQFKTVLAKEGTCGRKT, from the coding sequence ATGGAAAAACCGAAAGTGGGCATCGTCATTCTGAACTGGAACGGGTTCAACGATTCGAGACGGTGTGTTGAATCCTTTCGCGGACTGCGCTATCCCAATCATGAACTGGTAATCGCGGACAACGGCTCAACCGACGGTTCCTGCGAAGCCCTCAGGCAAGAATTTCCCGGGCTGACTCTTGTTGAAACCGGCAGGAATCTGGGCTATACAGGGGGGAATAACGTCGGAATCAAGCGGGCTCTGGCAGACGGGTCGGGTTATGTGCTCATAGTGAATAACGACACCGAGTCAATAAATCCTGATTTTGTTGGAGAACTCGTCCGTGAAATGGAGTCGCAACCGGGCCTGGGAGTAATCGGTCCGAAAGTATTGAATCCAGGAAATGTCGTACAGCACACGATACTTCTTGCTCCGACTTTGTCCAACTCTATAAGGGAGTCTGTTCTCTACAAAACCGGGAGAAAAGAGCCCGAGGACTATGACAGGGCTCAGGCTGTGAACGCCGTATCCGGGGTCTGTTGGATGATTAGGAGGGAAGTTTTCGAGAAAGTCGGCCTGCTCGATGAGGACTACCTTTCATACGTTGAGGAGCAGGATTACTGCTATCGCGCACAGAAGGCGGGTTGGAAAATCATGTATTATCCTGTCGAAAGCGTGGTTCACTACAAAGAAGCTGATGATAAGAACAAAGAGAGAGGATATAGACAATATGTCTATGCCAGGAGAAATCTCGTCCTTTTCTTGCGCAAGCATTCTGGTTTGAGGAAGGCATTTTTTCTGGCCGTTCTTTTTCTTTCCAGCAACAGTCTAAAGGTTGTCTACAGCAGCCTCAAGCGAGGGAGGAACGATTTCTACAGCCGTCGGCTGCTGCTCGATTTAGTGTCTCAGTTCAAGACAGTGTTGGCAAAAGAGGGGACTTGTGGAAGAAAAACATAG